AGCCCGCAGGGGCCGGTCCACGACGCCGCCTCCTTCGAGGCGCCCCTGGACCAAGGCCAGGTAGAGCTTGCGCATGCGCCCGCCTTCGAAGAGCAGGCTGAGGTCCCGGTGCGTGGCCGCGTCCTTGGCGAAGATCACCAGGCCGCTGGCGCCTCGGTCGAGGCGGTGGACCACGAAGGCCTTGCCGCCGACAGCGCGGCTGGCCTGCAGGCTCAACGGCTCTTCCGCCAGCCCCCTCCCGGGGATGACGGCCAGGCCCGCGGGCTTGTCCACGGCCAGGATGCGGCCGTCCTCGTAGACGATGCGCAGCCGCGCTTGTTCCATCGCAGCCGCAGTCTCAGTAGCCGGTCAAAACGGTATCGGACAATCCGCCCAGGGGCTCGGGCCGGACTTCCGGCTCCTGCGCCGCGCCGAGCTCGTCGGCCGCGGCTTTGGGGACCATCCTGCGCAAATAGCCGGCGAGCTCTCCGAGCTGCACTTTGCCCTCGTGGTCCGCGTCCGCCTCGCCCTGGAGGCCCGCCAGCAGAAAATAAGTGAACAGGCCGTGGCTGGAGTCCTTCTTCTCGTTGCTGGTCTGGCTGCCGGAAGAAGCGGCCAAAAAAGCGGACCCGGGAGGCAGGGACAGCCTCTGGGCCGGGATCAAAGGCCGGCCCAAGGCCGCCAAGGATCGGCCGCCGCCGGCGAAGCACGAGTCCAAGATGACCACCGCGGCTCTGGCATGCGCCTTCTCCAAGGCCGCGAACACCCCGGCCAGCGGGAAGAGCCCCTCGCGATGCTCCGCGCCGCCTTCGAACGGCACCACCAGCTGGTAGTCTCCGCTCAAAGGGTCCGGGGTGCCGTGGCCGGCGTAGTAGACCACCACCTCGGCCCCGCCGCCCGCCGCCTTGACCATGCGCGGCAGCCAACTCTCGAAGACTTCCTTGAAATCAGTCATCAAAGCGTTCTCGTCGACGAGCACCTTGAGGTGTTCCTTGCTGACGCCCCCGGCCTCCTGCAGGTAGCGGGCCACGGTCTCGGCGTCGTGGCGCGCATTGGCCAGCGGAGCTATCCCGGCGTCGCGATGCTTGCCCACGCCGATGACCACGGCGAAGCGCTCCGGCGCCCGGAAGGCGCTGCTCGGCACCAGGTCCACGTCGACCACTCGCTGCACCGAGGTCGCGGCGCTCTTGAAGGAGAAGGAGAGCCGTTTGATCTGCGCCGGGGCGTAGCCCAGCATCTCGGAGACCCGGATATCCAGGCTCGCCTTGGCCGGCAGGACACTCGGCAATGTGCCTTTGAGGACTATCGTCTCCTCCTGTCCGGGCGCCATGTCGCCCACGGCCCGCCCGTTGCCCAGCAGTTCCACGAGAGGCTTGCTGCCGGCAAGGGCCAGGGCCACGCCCCGGGCCACGCCCGTCCCGGAGTTCTTGAGGCGGACTTTCAAGGCGAGCTCCTTGCCGCCTTCGAGTATGCCGCTGCCGTCGCTGTCCTGGCGGGAGATGTCGTATTCCAGTCTGGGCGGCTGGCGGGGACCGGCGGAGACGGTGCGCAGGGTCGCCAGCTTGGCGCCCAGGCGCAAGGGCAGGCGCACCGCCGGCTTGCTGAAGAGCGGGTGCTTCTCGCTCAACACGGCGAAGACCGGCAGGTCCAGCGAACCCTTGTAGTGCTTGCTCAACGAAAGCTGGAATGCCGCTTCGCGCGAGCCGAAGGGCGCCAAGTCGCCGAGATCCACCTGTTCGGGCGCCGCCAGGTTGATGTCCTGGTCCTGGGCCATGAGGCGGACTTTGACCTCGCGGGCTAGGCCTTCCCCTTTGTTGGCCACGCGCAGGCGCAGGCTGATGGGAACGCCCAGAGCCAGTTCCTGGGCTCCCCTGCCCAGACCGGTGTCCGAGACCTCCAGGTCCGGCGCGGGCAAGGCGGCGGTGGGGATGACCAAAAGTATGGGGTCCGCGTCGTAGCCGAGCTCTTCCTTGGCTTCGACGCGCAGAATGAGGTTTCCCCCTGACAAAGCTTCCGCCGCGGAGACCGGCACCCGCACGGAGCGCGTCCGGCCGGCGGGAAGGTCGCCGAGCTCCGGGGCCTCGCCCAATTCGACATCGAAGGGGCCGCTCTCCCTCTCCACGAAGAGCGAGACCGCATGCGCCGGGCCCGTGCCTTCGTTGCGCACGGTCAGGCGCAGGCCAGCGCTCTCCTCGGCGTCGAGCATGTTGTTGCGCTTGGCGCCTTTGGAGCCGCTGTCGTCGAACTCGGCCGACAAGACCAGTTTGGGCGGGGTCCCGGCCGCGACCTCCTTGAGTTTGGCCCGGCGCCGCTGGGCCTTGGCGATCTCGCTGTCCAGAGAGCGGCTGGCGGCCAGGGCCTCATCGCGCTCCGCGCAGCGCGGGCCTGCGTTGTAGACCGCCCGCAGCGGGAAAGCCAGGACGTCGAGCACCGCGCAGCCGGCGTAGATGGGCAAGGAGATGACGGCCATGGCGGCGCGGGCCCCGCCTTCGCCGGGCGCGGGCAGCTGGGTCATCCACCAGGCCTGGGCCTTGTTGTAGGGCTTGGGTGGCCGGCACTCGGGGACCTGCACGCCCGCGGCGCGCAAAGAGGAGGCGGCCAGCAGCAGGCCCAGGACCGCGGCCGAGCGCCTCATATAAAGAGGGACACGACCTTGAAGTTCACGGCGTCTATGATGCCGCGGTCCGTGATCTTGAGCTCGGGTATGGGCGGCAAGGTCAGGAAAGACATGGCCATGTAAGGGTCCTTGAGCCTGGAGCCCATGGAATGCGCCGCGGCGATGAGGCGGTGCAGCTTCTCGCGCACGAACTCCGAGCTGCGGTCGGACATGAGGCCGGCGATGGGCAGAGGCAGAGCCTCGATGACTTGGCCGTTGGAGGCAGCCACGATGCCGCCCTGCATCTTGAC
The nucleotide sequence above comes from Elusimicrobiota bacterium. Encoded proteins:
- a CDS encoding caspase family protein; amino-acid sequence: MRRSAAVLGLLLAASSLRAAGVQVPECRPPKPYNKAQAWWMTQLPAPGEGGARAAMAVISLPIYAGCAVLDVLAFPLRAVYNAGPRCAERDEALAASRSLDSEIAKAQRRRAKLKEVAAGTPPKLVLSAEFDDSGSKGAKRNNMLDAEESAGLRLTVRNEGTGPAHAVSLFVERESGPFDVELGEAPELGDLPAGRTRSVRVPVSAAEALSGGNLILRVEAKEELGYDADPILLVIPTAALPAPDLEVSDTGLGRGAQELALGVPISLRLRVANKGEGLAREVKVRLMAQDQDINLAAPEQVDLGDLAPFGSREAAFQLSLSKHYKGSLDLPVFAVLSEKHPLFSKPAVRLPLRLGAKLATLRTVSAGPRQPPRLEYDISRQDSDGSGILEGGKELALKVRLKNSGTGVARGVALALAGSKPLVELLGNGRAVGDMAPGQEETIVLKGTLPSVLPAKASLDIRVSEMLGYAPAQIKRLSFSFKSAATSVQRVVDVDLVPSSAFRAPERFAVVIGVGKHRDAGIAPLANARHDAETVARYLQEAGGVSKEHLKVLVDENALMTDFKEVFESWLPRMVKAAGGGAEVVVYYAGHGTPDPLSGDYQLVVPFEGGAEHREGLFPLAGVFAALEKAHARAAVVILDSCFAGGGRSLAALGRPLIPAQRLSLPPGSAFLAASSGSQTSNEKKDSSHGLFTYFLLAGLQGEADADHEGKVQLGELAGYLRRMVPKAAADELGAAQEPEVRPEPLGGLSDTVLTGY